The following DNA comes from Candidatus Methylomirabilota bacterium.
AAACAAATCAGCAAGGTTCGGTCCATAGGACATAAGGCCCCCGGCATCGACATACTCCCTCCCTGGGTACACTGCCGGCAGCCGGTTCTTTGCCGCCAGATCCACGAGGCGTCTTTGCTCAAGGAGGAACATGTTGCTTCCCAACACAGTCAGAGCACCCGCGCGCGCCCGGGTCATGTCCGTGAAGGCCCTGTCGAAATCGGCGGGACCTCGCGCCTCAACGAATTGAAGCCGCACCCCCAGCGCC
Coding sequences within:
- a CDS encoding ABC transporter substrate-binding protein, coding for ALGVRLQFVEARGPADFDRAFTDMTRARAGALTVLGSNMFLLEQRRLVDLAAKNRLPAVYPGREYVDAGGLMSYGPNLADLFRRAATYVDKILKGAKPADLPVEQPTKFELVINLKTAKALGLTIPQSLLGRADEVIQ